A region of Sulfurovum sp. DNA encodes the following proteins:
- the map gene encoding type I methionyl aminopeptidase: MAIAIRKPDEIATLKRAGEIVGNTLQYLQNTIKPGMTLQEIDLCGESYIREQGATPSFKGLYGFTGSVCTSLNEVCIHGVPDNTVVKEGDILGLDIGTKYDGYFGDAAITMAIGDISNEDQKLIDCAKGALYWAIDSIRPGMRFKELTKILEEYIVGAGFVPLRDYCGHGIGTKPHDEPNIPNYLEGKPNQGPKIKNGMVFCLEPMVCQKSGNPVLMEDRWSVMSEDGLRTAHYEHQVAVIDGKAVILTEAVASDI, from the coding sequence GTGGCAATTGCTATTAGAAAACCTGATGAGATTGCCACACTCAAAAGAGCAGGTGAGATTGTTGGAAATACACTTCAATATCTTCAAAATACCATTAAACCTGGTATGACATTGCAAGAGATTGATCTATGTGGCGAATCTTATATTCGAGAACAGGGTGCAACCCCTTCCTTTAAGGGATTATACGGTTTTACTGGTTCTGTTTGCACCTCGCTCAATGAGGTTTGTATTCATGGTGTTCCGGATAATACGGTTGTTAAAGAGGGTGATATACTTGGCTTGGATATTGGTACAAAATATGATGGCTATTTTGGGGATGCAGCAATTACTATGGCGATTGGTGATATATCCAATGAGGATCAGAAACTGATTGACTGTGCCAAGGGTGCACTTTATTGGGCAATTGATAGTATTAGACCAGGTATGCGTTTTAAGGAGCTAACTAAAATTCTTGAAGAGTATATTGTTGGTGCAGGCTTTGTGCCACTTCGTGATTATTGTGGCCATGGTATTGGTACTAAGCCACACGATGAGCCCAATATTCCTAACTATCTTGAAGGTAAGCCTAATCAGGGTCCCAAGATTAAAAATGGGATGGTTTTTTGTCTTGAACCAATGGTTTGTCAAAAGAGTGGTAATCCAGTTCTAATGGAAGATCGGTGGTCGGTTATGAGTGAAGATGGATTGCGTACAGCACACTATGAGCATCAAGTAGCAGTGATTGATGGCAAGGCAGTCATATTGACTGAAGCAGTAGCTTCTGACATATAA
- the secY gene encoding preprotein translocase subunit SecY has product MGNALTQKILITLGFLFAYRVLAYIPTPGVDLGVIKEFFDNNSNNALGMMNMFSGNAVSRLSIISLGIMPYITASIVMELLAATFPALGQMKKERDGMQKYMQIIRYFTIFITVVQAIGVSMGLQGMTGRAGQSAVMVDPMLFTVLTTFSMLTGTMLLMWIGEQITQKGIGNGISLIIFAGIVSGLPSAIGNTIRAVNAGEMNFLVVLSILVIMLITILAIIYVELGERRVPISYSRKTIMQNQNKRVMNYIPIKVNLSGVIPPIFASAILMFPLTVLQSSTNKYLTAIADTLAPGGVTFNITTFILVIFFAFFYASIAFNAKDIADNLKRQGGFIPGVRPGEHTKEFLNEVASRLTSSGAVYLGIISTVPFAVISGMGASFYFGGVSVLIIVQVALDTMRKIEAQRTMNQYNTLGNVGL; this is encoded by the coding sequence ATGGGTAATGCCTTAACTCAAAAAATCCTAATTACATTAGGATTTCTTTTTGCGTACAGAGTTTTAGCCTATATTCCTACACCTGGTGTTGATTTAGGTGTTATTAAAGAGTTCTTTGATAATAATTCAAACAATGCCCTTGGGATGATGAATATGTTCTCTGGAAATGCAGTTTCTCGTCTAAGTATTATCTCCCTTGGTATTATGCCTTATATTACAGCTTCCATTGTTATGGAGCTTCTTGCAGCTACCTTCCCTGCACTTGGACAAATGAAAAAAGAGCGTGATGGTATGCAGAAATATATGCAAATTATTCGTTACTTTACTATCTTCATTACGGTTGTTCAGGCTATTGGTGTTTCTATGGGGCTTCAAGGTATGACAGGACGTGCAGGGCAAAGTGCAGTAATGGTTGACCCAATGTTATTTACAGTATTGACAACCTTTTCCATGTTGACAGGAACAATGTTATTGATGTGGATTGGTGAACAGATTACACAGAAGGGTATTGGTAATGGTATCTCCCTTATTATCTTTGCTGGTATTGTTTCTGGGCTTCCTTCTGCAATTGGAAATACTATTAGGGCAGTAAATGCAGGAGAGATGAATTTCCTTGTTGTACTTAGTATTCTTGTGATTATGTTGATTACAATTCTTGCAATTATCTATGTAGAGCTTGGGGAGAGACGTGTGCCAATCTCCTATTCTCGTAAAACAATTATGCAGAATCAGAACAAAAGAGTGATGAACTATATTCCAATTAAAGTTAATCTCTCAGGTGTAATTCCTCCAATTTTTGCTTCAGCAATACTAATGTTTCCACTTACGGTACTTCAGTCAAGTACCAATAAGTACTTGACAGCAATTGCTGATACGTTGGCACCAGGTGGAGTTACCTTTAATATAACAACATTTATTTTAGTTATCTTTTTTGCATTCTTCTATGCCTCTATCGCATTTAATGCAAAAGATATTGCAGATAACCTTAAGCGTCAGGGCGGTTTTATTCCTGGTGTTAGACCGGGCGAGCATACCAAGGAGTTTCTGAATGAAGTAGCAAGTCGTCTAACTAGTTCAGGAGCAGTTTATCTTGGTATTATTTCAACAGTACCCTTTGCGGTTATCTCTGGTATGGGAGCAAGTTTCTATTTTGGTGGGGTCTCAGTACTCATTATTGTACAGGTTGCACTTGATACTATGCGTAAGATTGAAGCACAGCGTACGATGAACCAATATAATACATTAGGCAATGTAGGTTTATAG
- the rplO gene encoding 50S ribosomal protein L15 has protein sequence MGLHNLQPAPGSTRNRKRVGRGQGSGTGKTAGRGNKGQKARSGYSKKRGFEGGQMPLQKRLPKIGFTSKVEKPYVINVEKIKVVAELDEITLESIKSVHKLQKTVKRVKLIGASAKDLASKIKDNTITTSGK, from the coding sequence ATGGGTCTACATAACTTACAGCCCGCACCAGGTTCTACTCGTAATAGAAAAAGAGTAGGTCGTGGACAGGGCTCAGGAACAGGCAAGACGGCAGGTCGTGGTAATAAAGGTCAGAAAGCAAGATCAGGTTATAGTAAAAAAAGGGGTTTTGAGGGTGGTCAGATGCCACTTCAAAAGAGGTTACCAAAAATTGGTTTTACTTCTAAAGTAGAGAAACCATATGTGATTAATGTTGAGAAGATTAAAGTAGTTGCAGAACTTGATGAGATTACACTTGAGAGTATTAAGTCAGTCCATAAGCTTCAGAAAACTGTTAAAAGAGTTAAGCTTATTGGTGCATCTGCCAAAGATCTTGCTAGCAAGATTAAAGATAACACTATTACAACAAGTGGAAAATAA
- the rpsE gene encoding 30S ribosomal protein S5, whose product MENQEIEKEFEEVIVNIGRVTKVVKGGRRFRFTALVVIGDKKGTVGYGFGKAKEVPDAIKKAVDDAHKNLVKINIKGTTIAHDIEHKFNASRIVLRPASEGTGVIAGGAARPVLELAGVQDVLCKSIGSNNPNNLVRCAIQALNRIKA is encoded by the coding sequence ATGGAAAATCAAGAGATTGAAAAAGAGTTTGAAGAAGTTATTGTTAATATCGGTCGTGTTACCAAGGTTGTTAAGGGTGGTAGACGCTTTAGATTTACTGCACTTGTTGTTATTGGTGATAAAAAAGGGACTGTTGGGTATGGATTTGGTAAAGCCAAAGAAGTTCCTGATGCAATCAAAAAAGCAGTTGATGATGCACATAAAAATCTTGTAAAGATCAACATTAAGGGAACTACCATTGCTCACGATATTGAGCACAAATTTAATGCAAGTAGAATTGTGCTTAGGCCAGCGAGTGAAGGTACAGGGGTTATTGCCGGTGGTGCTGCTCGTCCAGTACTTGAGCTTGCAGGTGTACAAGATGTGCTTTGCAAATCTATCGGTTCTAACAATCCAAATAACTTGGTAAGATGTGCTATTCAAGCACTTAATAGAATCAAAGCGTAA
- the rplR gene encoding 50S ribosomal protein L18, which translates to MLKSVQKRKNKLRAQRKARVRGKIFGTVEIPRLTIYKSNKHFYAQAIDDNAGVTLAAVDGCKLGLKSNREDVKKVAAEMAKSLTSNKIKTVVFDRNGYLYHGVVAAFADGLREAGIKF; encoded by the coding sequence ATGTTAAAAAGTGTTCAAAAAAGAAAAAATAAACTTCGTGCTCAAAGAAAAGCAAGGGTAAGAGGCAAGATTTTTGGAACAGTAGAGATTCCAAGATTGACTATCTATAAGTCTAATAAACATTTTTATGCACAGGCGATTGATGATAATGCGGGTGTAACACTTGCAGCAGTAGATGGGTGTAAACTTGGTCTTAAGTCTAACAGAGAAGATGTAAAGAAAGTAGCTGCTGAGATGGCTAAGAGCCTTACCTCTAATAAGATTAAGACTGTAGTCTTTGACAGAAATGGTTATCTTTATCATGGTGTTGTTGCTGCATTTGCAGATGGTCTTAGAGAAGCTGGAATTAAGTTTTAA
- the rplF gene encoding 50S ribosomal protein L6 → MSRIGKRPVTIASGIEVSLDGTTLVAKKGNLEKRLETHGRVDMSIEGNEVSFTRKGEDKQSAAYWGTYRALFNNIIMGLDKGFTKSLEINGVGYRAAVQGKVLNLQLGFSHDINYDIPEGLEVKVDKNIITISGTDKQVVGQAAAEIRAFRPPEPYKGKGVKYTDEVIIRKAGKAAGK, encoded by the coding sequence ATGTCAAGAATAGGAAAAAGACCAGTCACTATCGCTAGTGGTATTGAAGTATCTCTCGATGGTACAACTCTCGTGGCTAAGAAAGGCAATCTTGAGAAGAGACTTGAGACACATGGACGTGTTGATATGAGTATTGAAGGAAATGAAGTAAGTTTTACCAGAAAAGGTGAGGATAAGCAATCAGCAGCCTACTGGGGTACTTATAGAGCACTTTTTAATAATATCATTATGGGCCTTGATAAAGGATTTACAAAATCTCTAGAAATTAATGGTGTAGGTTATAGGGCAGCAGTGCAGGGCAAGGTACTCAATCTTCAGCTTGGATTCTCCCATGATATTAATTATGATATCCCTGAAGGTCTTGAAGTGAAGGTTGATAAGAATATTATTACTATCTCCGGTACTGATAAGCAGGTGGTAGGTCAGGCTGCAGCAGAGATTAGAGCGTTTAGACCACCTGAGCCTTACAAAGGAAAAGGTGTGAAGTATACAGATGAAGTGATCATCAGAAAAGCTGGTAAAGCAGCTGGTAAGTAA
- the rpsH gene encoding 30S ribosomal protein S8, which translates to MMTDIIADSLTRIRNAAQRRLDVTTLLHSNTIEATVKIFVEKGYLESYKVKEDGNKKTIKVVLKYDDNDRSVISEIKKISKPGRRVHQGKDMIRTFKNGYGTLVVSTSQGVLANDEAYKRGIGGEVICSIW; encoded by the coding sequence ATGATGACAGATATTATTGCAGACTCTCTGACTCGTATCAGAAATGCTGCTCAAAGAAGACTAGATGTAACAACACTTCTTCACTCCAACACAATTGAGGCAACTGTAAAAATCTTTGTAGAAAAAGGATACCTTGAGAGTTATAAAGTGAAAGAAGATGGGAACAAGAAGACCATTAAGGTGGTATTGAAATATGATGACAATGACAGAAGTGTTATTAGTGAAATCAAAAAGATCTCCAAGCCTGGTAGACGTGTTCATCAGGGCAAGGATATGATTAGAACATTTAAAAATGGTTACGGCACACTGGTTGTTTCAACAAGCCAGGGCGTACTTGCCAATGATGAAGCATATAAACGCGGTATCGGTGGCGAAGTAATCTGTAGTATTTGGTAA
- a CDS encoding type Z 30S ribosomal protein S14 — translation MAKKSMIAKQKRKPKFAVQAYTRCNICGRPHSVYRDFGLCRVCLRKMANEGLIPGMRKASW, via the coding sequence ATGGCTAAGAAATCAATGATTGCAAAGCAGAAGAGAAAACCTAAGTTTGCTGTTCAGGCATATACAAGATGTAACATTTGCGGAAGACCTCACTCTGTCTATAGAGATTTTGGTCTGTGTCGTGTATGTTTGAGAAAGATGGCCAATGAAGGCCTTATTCCTGGTATGCGAAAAGCAAGCTGGTAA
- the rplE gene encoding 50S ribosomal protein L5 — protein MSRMKQKYNDIVPTLRKECEIKNSMQTPKLEKIVISVGAGKEGTDSKLIANMADTISLIAGQKAVIVNAKKSVAGFKAREGAPSGIRVTLRGENMYNFFDKLVSIALPRVKDFRGVSRKGFDGRGNYNFGLQEQLMFPEVDFDSIIKTHGMNITIVTSTEDDKEAFTLLEKLGMPFAKGRN, from the coding sequence ATGAGTAGAATGAAGCAAAAGTACAATGACATCGTACCTACACTTCGTAAAGAGTGTGAGATTAAAAACTCGATGCAGACACCTAAGCTTGAAAAGATTGTAATTTCTGTAGGTGCAGGTAAGGAGGGAACAGACTCCAAACTTATTGCCAATATGGCAGATACTATCTCTTTGATTGCGGGACAAAAAGCAGTCATTGTTAATGCCAAAAAATCTGTTGCAGGTTTTAAGGCAAGAGAGGGTGCACCTTCTGGTATTAGAGTAACACTTAGAGGTGAGAATATGTATAACTTCTTTGATAAGTTAGTCTCTATTGCCCTACCAAGAGTGAAAGACTTTAGAGGTGTATCAAGAAAAGGTTTTGATGGTCGTGGTAACTACAACTTTGGTCTTCAGGAGCAACTAATGTTTCCAGAAGTTGATTTTGATAGCATTATCAAGACACATGGTATGAACATTACTATCGTCACAAGTACTGAAGATGATAAAGAGGCATTTACCCTTTTAGAAAAACTTGGTATGCCTTTTGCTAAAGGGAGAAACTAA
- a CDS encoding 50S ribosomal protein L24, with product MAKITKNKKLKIKKGDQVMIIAGDDKGKTGEVLQALIKKDAVIVSGCKMVKKAIKPSEQNKEGGFVNKEMPIHISNVKKVEG from the coding sequence ATGGCCAAAATAACTAAAAATAAAAAACTTAAAATCAAAAAAGGTGATCAGGTAATGATCATCGCTGGTGATGATAAAGGCAAGACTGGAGAAGTTCTTCAGGCACTAATAAAAAAAGATGCAGTGATCGTTTCAGGTTGCAAGATGGTAAAAAAAGCCATTAAGCCAAGTGAACAGAATAAAGAGGGTGGATTTGTCAACAAAGAGATGCCAATTCATATCTCCAATGTAAAAAAAGTAGAGGGCTAA
- the rplN gene encoding 50S ribosomal protein L14 — MIQGFTRLNVADNSGAKEIMCIKVLGGSKRRYASVGDVIVASVKKALPTGKVKKGKVVRAVVVRTKKEIQRENGSLIRFDDNAAVIIDDKKEPIGTRIFGPVSRETRYAGFMKIVSLAPEVW, encoded by the coding sequence ATGATCCAAGGATTTACTAGATTGAATGTTGCAGACAACTCTGGAGCAAAAGAGATTATGTGTATTAAGGTTCTTGGCGGATCTAAAAGGAGGTATGCTTCTGTGGGTGATGTTATTGTCGCCTCTGTTAAGAAAGCACTCCCTACTGGAAAAGTAAAAAAAGGTAAGGTTGTCAGGGCAGTTGTTGTGAGAACAAAAAAAGAGATCCAAAGAGAGAATGGATCACTCATTAGATTTGATGATAATGCAGCAGTTATTATTGATGATAAGAAAGAGCCTATTGGTACACGTATATTTGGTCCTGTTAGTCGTGAAACAAGATATGCGGGATTTATGAAGATTGTATCCCTTGCACCGGAGGTATGGTAA
- the rpsQ gene encoding 30S ribosomal protein S17: MMPKRQIQGTVIKKAGEKTATVLVERRVLHPRYHKTVKRFKKYLVHDEKNDINIGDTITAIECRPLSKTKSFRLLEIVKRGEV; this comes from the coding sequence TTGATGCCAAAAAGACAAATACAAGGAACTGTGATTAAAAAGGCTGGAGAGAAGACAGCAACCGTACTGGTTGAGAGACGCGTACTCCATCCAAGATATCACAAGACAGTAAAAAGATTTAAGAAATATCTTGTTCATGATGAGAAGAATGATATCAATATTGGAGATACGATTACAGCAATTGAATGCAGACCACTCTCCAAGACAAAAAGTTTCAGACTTCTTGAGATTGTGAAGAGAGGAGAGGTGTAA
- the rpmC gene encoding 50S ribosomal protein L29 — protein MKYIDMKDKSIAELEAMLKEKKFELFTLNAKQKTMQLTNTSELRIAKKDIARIQTALTVARSK, from the coding sequence ATGAAATATATTGATATGAAAGATAAAAGTATTGCAGAACTTGAAGCGATGCTCAAAGAGAAGAAATTTGAATTGTTTACACTGAATGCAAAGCAGAAGACTATGCAGTTAACAAACACTTCAGAGTTGAGAATAGCGAAAAAAGATATCGCTAGAATCCAAACAGCACTAACTGTTGCAAGATCGAAGTAA
- the rplP gene encoding 50S ribosomal protein L16, translating to MLMPKRTKWRKQQKGRNRGKSFRGNKIEFGDIAIKAVEAGRIDSRQIEAARITMTRRINRTGKTWIRVFPDKPLTAKPLETRMGKGKGAVDRWVMNIKPGRIIFEMAGVGESLAREALTLAIHKLPFKCKIITSKDSNEIY from the coding sequence ATGTTGATGCCTAAAAGAACCAAATGGAGAAAGCAACAGAAGGGTCGTAACCGTGGTAAATCCTTCCGTGGTAATAAGATTGAGTTTGGTGATATTGCAATCAAAGCGGTAGAGGCTGGAAGAATTGATTCTCGCCAGATTGAAGCAGCACGTATTACAATGACAAGAAGAATTAACAGAACTGGTAAGACATGGATTCGTGTATTTCCAGACAAACCTTTAACGGCCAAACCTCTTGAGACAAGAATGGGTAAAGGTAAAGGTGCTGTTGATAGATGGGTTATGAATATCAAGCCTGGAAGAATTATTTTTGAAATGGCAGGCGTTGGGGAGTCTCTTGCAAGAGAAGCATTAACACTAGCAATCCATAAGCTGCCATTTAAGTGCAAAATTATCACTTCAAAGGACAGTAATGAAATATATTGA
- the rpsC gene encoding 30S ribosomal protein S3 has protein sequence MGQKVNPIGLRLGINRNWESRWFPAKTRAADFIAEDYKIRKFLKKELFYAGVSNMIIERTVKKLRINIVTARPGIIIGKKGADIEQLKKTLTKMLGKEIAINIKEEKRPQASGQLVAENIATQLERRVAFRRAMKKAIQGALKSGAKGIKVSVAGRLGGAEMARTEWYLEGRVPLHTLRAKIDYGFAEAQTTYGIIGIKVWIFKGEVLAKGIQAEPKEEKKGGRRPSRRRGE, from the coding sequence ATGGGTCAAAAAGTCAATCCAATAGGTCTTAGATTAGGAATCAACCGAAACTGGGAATCAAGATGGTTTCCTGCAAAAACAAGAGCAGCTGATTTCATTGCAGAAGACTATAAGATTAGAAAGTTCCTGAAAAAAGAGCTTTTCTATGCAGGTGTTTCTAATATGATCATTGAAAGAACAGTTAAAAAACTGAGAATTAACATTGTTACTGCACGTCCAGGTATTATCATTGGAAAGAAAGGTGCTGATATTGAGCAGCTTAAAAAGACATTAACAAAAATGCTTGGAAAAGAGATTGCTATCAATATCAAAGAGGAGAAACGTCCTCAAGCTTCTGGTCAGCTTGTAGCAGAGAATATTGCAACACAGCTTGAGCGTCGTGTTGCTTTTAGGCGTGCAATGAAAAAAGCAATTCAGGGTGCACTTAAGTCAGGAGCAAAAGGGATTAAAGTCTCTGTAGCAGGTAGACTTGGTGGTGCAGAAATGGCAAGAACTGAGTGGTATCTTGAAGGTCGTGTACCTCTACATACACTTAGAGCAAAGATAGACTATGGTTTTGCAGAAGCACAAACTACATATGGGATTATTGGGATCAAGGTGTGGATATTCAAAGGTGAAGTACTTGCAAAGGGTATTCAAGCTGAGCCAAAAGAAGAGAAAAAAGGTGGCAGAAGACCATCTAGAAGAAGAGGTGAATAG
- the rplV gene encoding 50S ribosomal protein L22 produces MSRALLKFVRVSPTKARLVAREVQGMSAELALASLEFMPNKAAGIISKVIASAVANGNYDPEEVEITSCRVDKAAVMKRWRPRARGTASRILKPTAHILVEVGPAKKDGEDA; encoded by the coding sequence ATGAGTAGAGCACTATTAAAATTTGTAAGAGTCTCACCTACAAAAGCGAGACTAGTTGCAAGGGAAGTACAAGGAATGAGTGCAGAACTTGCACTAGCATCTTTGGAGTTTATGCCAAATAAGGCAGCAGGTATTATTTCTAAAGTGATTGCTTCGGCCGTAGCCAATGGTAATTATGATCCAGAAGAGGTAGAGATTACTTCATGCAGAGTTGATAAGGCAGCGGTCATGAAAAGATGGAGACCTAGAGCAAGGGGTACTGCGTCAAGAATCTTGAAACCAACAGCACACATTCTTGTAGAAGTTGGTCCAGCGAAAAAAGATGGGGAGGACGCATAA
- the rpsS gene encoding 30S ribosomal protein S19, which translates to MARSLKKGPFIDGHLMKKVLKAKEENSTKPIKTWSRRSVIFPEFIGLTINVHNGRQFVPVFITENHVGYKLGEFAPTRTFKGHKGSVQKKVG; encoded by the coding sequence ATGGCAAGATCGTTAAAAAAAGGTCCATTCATCGATGGTCATCTAATGAAAAAAGTACTTAAGGCAAAAGAAGAGAATTCTACCAAGCCAATTAAGACTTGGTCAAGAAGATCTGTAATCTTCCCAGAGTTTATTGGCTTGACAATCAATGTGCATAATGGACGACAGTTTGTACCTGTGTTTATTACTGAAAACCATGTAGGTTACAAGCTTGGTGAATTTGCACCAACAAGAACTTTTAAGGGTCATAAAGGCTCTGTTCAGAAGAAGGTGGGGTAA
- the rplB gene encoding 50S ribosomal protein L2, whose translation MAIKTYKPTTPSRRYMTNLDSGDITAKASVRALLKNLPRSAGRNSNGRITSRHREAGAKKLYRIIDFKRNKFGVEGTVATIEYDPYRNCRICLVKYTDGDRRYILQPKGLQVGDKIMSAEAGLDIKTGNAMKLKNIPVGTLVHNIEMSPGHGGQIARSAGGYAQIMGRDGKYVSLRLPSGEMRYILGECLATIGTVGNEDFSNIVIGKAGRSRHLGIRPQTRGSAMNPIDHPHGGGEGKTNSGRHPVSPWGMPTKGYKTRKKKASDKLIISKRKK comes from the coding sequence ATGGCAATTAAAACATATAAACCAACTACACCTTCCCGTCGTTACATGACTAACCTTGACAGTGGGGACATTACTGCCAAAGCAAGTGTTAGGGCTCTACTAAAGAATCTTCCTAGATCTGCAGGTAGAAATAGTAACGGTAGGATTACTTCTCGTCACAGAGAAGCAGGCGCAAAAAAACTCTACAGAATTATTGACTTTAAAAGAAATAAGTTTGGTGTAGAGGGTACAGTTGCAACAATTGAGTATGATCCATATAGAAACTGTAGAATCTGTCTTGTCAAGTACACAGATGGTGACAGAAGATATATCCTTCAGCCAAAAGGGTTACAAGTTGGGGATAAGATTATGTCTGCAGAAGCAGGGCTTGATATTAAGACTGGCAATGCAATGAAACTAAAAAATATTCCAGTGGGTACATTGGTACATAATATTGAAATGAGCCCAGGTCATGGTGGACAGATTGCAAGATCTGCTGGTGGTTATGCACAGATTATGGGTAGAGATGGAAAGTATGTCTCTCTTAGACTGCCTTCTGGCGAAATGAGATATATCCTTGGTGAGTGTCTTGCAACCATTGGTACTGTTGGCAATGAAGACTTTTCTAATATTGTTATTGGTAAAGCAGGTAGAAGTAGGCATCTTGGTATTAGACCACAGACACGTGGTTCTGCAATGAACCCAATTGATCATCCACATGGTGGTGGTGAGGGTAAAACCAACTCTGGTCGTCATCCAGTATCTCCTTGGGGTATGCCAACAAAGGGTTACAAGACGCGTAAGAAAAAAGCTAGTGATAAACTTATTATTAGCAAGAGAAAAAAGTAA
- a CDS encoding 50S ribosomal protein L23 — translation MADITDIKSIMYTEKSLALQEESILVVQTTPRMTKNSLKEVFKEFFGITPLRVNSMRVNGKVKRFKGIEGKRPDTKKFYVKLPEDAKIESLAV, via the coding sequence ATGGCAGATATTACTGATATCAAATCAATTATGTATACAGAGAAGAGCTTGGCTCTTCAGGAAGAGAGTATTCTTGTAGTTCAAACAACTCCAAGGATGACTAAAAATAGCCTGAAGGAAGTTTTTAAAGAGTTCTTTGGCATTACACCACTGAGAGTAAATTCTATGAGAGTGAATGGTAAAGTAAAAAGATTTAAAGGCATTGAAGGCAAAAGACCTGACACGAAAAAATTCTATGTCAAGCTTCCTGAAGATGCAAAAATTGAAAGTTTAGCGGTATAA